From the genome of Setaria viridis chromosome 1, Setaria_viridis_v4.0, whole genome shotgun sequence:
TTCCACATAGTCTGCTAAGGACTCCCATATCGGTTGCCAAATCTAAAAGCCTTTGCAGCGGGTCGATCGCTATGACAAAGAGCAGCGGGGACAGTGGATCGCGTTGCAGTAAGCCTCTACTATGCTTTATAGGCGGATTTTGGATGCCATTTAGTAGGATGCGTGCGGATGAAGTGGACAGTAGCGTGTGGGGAAGCCTAGGTGGCACAGAAGCGATAAAGGTAATCCCATCGAATGGAGTCGAAGGCTTTTGTAATGTCCAATTTGAGGAAGGCGGCCTGCACTTTGTTTCTACAATATTGTCTAGCCGTGTTTTGCACCGTCATGAAGTTGTCATGAATACTCTATCTCTTAATGAAAGCACTTTGACATTTGTAGATAATTGAGTTCATGTGTGGTTGTAATCTAATTGTCAATGCTTTCGTGATGATCTTGATGAAGGAGTGGATGAGGCTTATTGGCCTGAAGTCCTGTATGGTGTTCGCTCCCTCTTTCTTTGGAATTAGGATGATATTAGCTGTGTTAATTAGTTGGAGTTTGTTGCACCGGATACAGTAGAACACGTTTACCGCTGCCATTACATCTTGTTTGATGATATCCCAGTATGATTTTAGGACTAATCCTGTGAATCCATCTAGTCCTAGGGCTCTATCACTCGGCATGTTGTGGATGGCTTGCTTGATTTCCTCTTCGGAGAACGTTGAGTCCAGTGAGGATAGATCATGCGGGTTGAGGTGAAGAAGGTCCCAATTGAAGTCCGCGCCATGTGGCTGAGGCTGCTACATGGTTGCTCTAAAAAAGTTCTGGATCTCAACGGATTTTTCATCGTGTGTGCATGCCCATCCATTCTCCTTTTTAAGTTTCTGGATGTAATTTTTCCGTCACCTGGAGTTGATCCACCGATGAAAGAAACGCGTATTGGCATCTTCTAGTTTAAGGTTCGTTATTCTGCTTGCTTGATTCTTACGTGCGCGTTCAATGACAGCTAGTCCCATGGCTCTTAATTTGAGTCGGCTACATAGGAGCTGCTTGGCCTCCGTAAGCGGTCAGTGTTGTTGTGCTATGTCCAACCTCAGTATCACTTCTAGGGTCATATGCAGCTGCATTTTCACATTTGGTATGAGGCGGCTGCTCCACTCCTTCAGTGCAACGGCTGTGGCATGTAGCTTGTGATAGAGTCTATGGAAAGGCTCGACGTGTGGTGACTGCATGTTCCATGCTCGGGTTACTGTTTCCTTGAATCCTGGAAGTATTGTCTAGAAATTCTCGAATTTGAAGGATTTGGGGCATCTTGGCCCACTCTGGTTGGAAAGCAAGATAGGACAGTGGTTAGATAAGGAAGTTGATAGGGCGTGCAGGACATGAGGACTGAAGGCATCTTCCCATTCCGCATTTGCAAAAACTCTGTCAAGCCTAACAAGGGTCAGATTACGTCTTTCATTGCTCCAAGTGAATCTTCTATTTTGCAGATGAATCTCACGTAAATCACTATCGTCAAGTGCCTATTTGAACAAGTTCATAAGCCTCAAGTTCAGTTTGTTGTTATTTTTGTCGCTCGCTTTGTATACGAGGTTGAAGTCACCTAGGACTAGCCATTGAGAGCCATGAGGAGGCTTTTGCGCTTGTAGTTCTGCTAGAAATTGCGGTTTGTCGTTGGATCCGGTTGGGCCGTAAACCACTGAGAGTGTGAAGAAGTTTGCCGTTTCATGCATTGTTACCCTTGCTGTTATATGATATTCTCCTACGATTATGTCAGTGAGCGCGACGTGAGTGCTATTCCACAACAGTAGGATACCGCAGCTGGTGCTAGAGAGGCCCCCAGCTGGTTTGTAGGAGTAGCTGTCAAGCCTGTAACCCCCTATATATGCGGCTGTAAATTTGTCAATGATGCTTAGCTTTGTTTCTTGTAGGCACGCAATGTGGCATAGCGTGTTAGAGATCGTCTCCCATACCGTGTCCCTCCTTGCTCTCTGATTTAAGCCTCTCACCTCCTCGCTCTCTGATTTAAGCCTCCCACGTTCCAGCATAGCACTTCAAGATTCATGCATGATTTGATAGACTCTAGCCGTAGGAAGACAGGCAAAGCAGGTGAAGCAGGCAAAACATGGGCGATTCATCACCAGCAGGTTGAGCAGCAGACATACAGGGAATCTGATCTTAGACATGAAGTGGCGATGCATAGTTGCAAGCATGATTGAACGACCATTGCAGTGTGCTGGTTTTAAAGTTACAGACCAAAAGACAGGCAAGTCACAGGAGAACTGTAACGTGCAGCAAGTTCTTGCAGAGGTAACAACTTGGAACATTGCAGATAACATGATAATTGGAGGACACTGGAAGGATTGCTGCGCCTGGGTCAGTTCGCCGCCTGAAGAGGCAGCTGGGCAGctgctgcttggacggcttccTCCTGGGAGTTGTTGTCGGCGTCACCTGCCCCTGGGTGGACAGCTTCTCCCTGGATGTCTTCGATTGCATCGCCTGCCACCCTTGCCATTGCTTCGTCGAGCTCCTCAGCAACAGGGTCATCGAGGTTGAAAGCCGCCGTCAGCGCCGCAATCACGTCTTGCGGCAACGGTCCCTAGAACATGGCTAAGAATTCCTGCAGAGCAGCCTCGATAGGCTGAAGTTCGTCAGTTAGAAGACCCAGTTTTCGATAGAGATTCTGTTGTGCCTGTTGGACCGCCGGCATAGGCCTACGGTTGGATAATCTTGCGCTACGTTGTACCGTCGACATGTCGAAGACGCGTCATGGATGGCAGATTTTGGTCACcttctgctgttgctgctggttCTGGTCCTCGTCGTGTACCTCCGTTGGTGAAACCTGGAGCACTTGCTCCGGCCTGGTGAAGAGCGCGCTGACGACGGTGTTGTCCTGTCCTCGTGTTGTCGCGGCCCTGCTGTTGATGTCAGTAGCCCCTCCTTCAGCGCCACCGTGTGGCCCAGCCGTGCCGTATGTGCTGTCGGTGGGAGCGGGCGCCATCTGTTCATCATGAAGAGGGTCAGAGCGGAGGAGTGGTGAGCAATGGGCGCTGTCCAGAATTGGCGATGTTGGTGAGAACTCCTGGTCCAGGCCGTGCAGATGCACCTGGAGGTCTTGTAACGCAGCATCAACCTCCTGAATGGAGACGGGAGCAGCAGAGACACCGTGAAGCCCCGCCGTGTCGTCTGTGCCGTCAGTGGGAGTAGGCGCCATCTGTTCATCATGAAGACGGTCAGAGGAGGTATGGTGGAGTGGCGAGCAAAAGGCACTGTCCAGAAgcggcgatggtggcgagagCCCCTGGTCCAGGCGTGCAGATGCACCTGGAAGTTCTGTAACGCAGCTTCGACCTCCTGAACAGAGACAGGAGCAGCGGCCGTGCTTGTGGTTGTGGCCTGGTACTGCCAAGTCCTCCAGTATGCGTTTGTACACATGGGACACCTTGATCATCGGCGGATTGATTTTGTCCTTGCACCCACGCTCCTTGGACCAGACTTCATCCCCTTCATGTGGCAGACGGAGTGCGTCTGCCAAGCTAGCCGCTTTGTTGATCTAGTCGTAGGAGGTGTACAGCTTAGGTGCTATGTCATCCATCTTCGCTTCCTGCACAGAAAATTCCTGGCAGCCTCCTTCAACGTGGAGGCATGGTTAGTGAACAGAATTCTGGAGCTTGATGGCTCTCTTGTCGCGCAGAGGACCAAACAACGAGAGATGCTGAGGCCTGCTAGTGTCGTTGATGGCGTGTTGGTGCTGGCGTCCCCTGTGCCTGCTTCCACCACCCCAAGTCCGGCACCTGGGCGAGCGCTCCCACTCGCGGCCAGCCTCTCCGCCCGTGACCTTGTGTGCATTGTGGGTGCGGCGAGCGCGGTCACCGTGCCTGTGGTGATCATGGTCGTTGTCGTCATCGTTCCTCCAGTGCCGGACATTCCACTTGCTGGTGTGGTAGTCGTTGTTGTAGCCTCTTCGCTGGTGGTTTTCTCTATCATCTCGCCACTCGCCCTCCCCCGCCGCACTGCTCCAACCAAGGCGTGATTGGTCCAAGCGTGGGGGTGAGCGCGGCCGTGCTTCACGTTCCATCGCCTTGCGTGGCTTCGTCTCCCCGTCGATGTAGCCAAGATGCTAAGGAGGAAGCCGGCAGATCGCAGGCGTGCACACGACATCCTATCGTCGAGGTTGACGGACGCGAGCGTGTAGTCCTGGACCTCCTCGAGGTGAATGATGATGCAGTGCTTGACACCGCGTTGCCACTACCCGGGCGGTGCCTTGGACACCAACAGGGACTCAAGCCTGGCGTTGCGCGCTTGACCGGTGAACGTGAGCCAGGTGTACTTGGAGATGGAGCTTGGGTTCGCCGTCAAGCCCACAGGTTGATGGTCTTCGTTTCTTCCAGCTGGTCAAGGTTGGTGTCGATGGCTTCGAGGGTGCAATTGCTGCTGATGAGGCATTCCGCGATGTTAGCTCGCCAAGCATGCATTGGCACCCTGTTGAGGCAGAGTCTGACCTGGAAGAGGAGGGCGGCGCCCTCAGCATTGCAGAGACTCCTCCATTTGGTGAAGAAGACTTCCACATAGGACACTGTGGCCTTGCCCTTCTAGAGAGCTTCTGTGCATTGATGACTATGCTTGAACTTGATTAGAAAAGCCTCAGGAAAATGACGCGAGACTGTCACCTCTTCGTGGCGCAGCTTGAAGTCCTCCCTGATGGCTCGCTTGACGTCGCGTGGGTCGATTGGTTCCTGGCCGTGCACTGCCCAGGTGACCGCCACCGCTGTTTCCCACTCCCGCAGGTCGGCATCGATGTCCCGGTTGCTTGGACGAGGTAGTCCACCTGCTCTGGCCTTGTCGCGGGATCACCGAGTCTTGACATGGCCATCGAGGGTGCGGGCTTTGGCGGTGGAGGCAGTTGTTGACGAGGTGGGGCAGAGTTTGGCGAGGTGATGGCAGAGCTTGGCGGGGTTCTTGCTCCTGGTTGTCAATGCACTCTGCATGATGGTGTGGGTGCTGAACCGGCGAGCTCCTCCTATTGCGGTGCTTGGTAGTGCAGGACTTGGCGCGGTGGTCTGAAGCCAAGCAGATGAAGCAGCGTCAGTTGGTTCTGGCACGGAACGCTCGCAAGCTTGGGGAAGATTGAGGTTAGGGGCGGTCGCAGGTGGAGCGTCGTGGAGGGAGGCCATGACGTtgtggaggtggccggcggggtgGACTTGAATGGCGCACTTTCCTCCACCAGTACAGCTGCCTAACGGGCACCCAGCCATCCTGAGGAGTGAATGAGCCATTCTTGCGCCGCGCACCGGTCACCTCGGGCGCGTCTTCATAGGTGGCGGGGTGGCAGGTGGGTGGAGGAGGCACGTGGCAACGGGTGGAGTTACTGCTCCGAACAGACACAGTAAAGGCGGGCTGCAGATTTTGAAACCACCATGTCGAAGCCGGATCCGCCATAGTGAAGCCCTTGACGACCTGGGCGTAGGTACCACGGAGCTGGGAGGGTGGTCCTGCTGCAAATCCGACAAGACCTGCGCAACGGATCTTACCTGGGATGCTTCACTAGCCTTGGATTTGCAGGGAACAGCTCCGGCGGAAGGGGATCTGGGGGGTGCGAACGCTGTCTGGATCTTCAGGGGTCCCTCCCGATCCGCCTGGGACCTGGGTGCTGGGTGAAAggccggcggtggagatggCCAGGAGGCTGCGGAGGCTCTGGGTGTGGCGTGGATGCGTCGGAGGAGTTTGGCTGGTGGCGGGGCTGgggtcgccgccgacgagggcgGAGTGCGCTGGGTGGGCATCTTCTTTCTTTGTGTCTGTTATTCGTGTCactagtatacaattaatcttgaccgttGGATATTTGTATACTCCTTTTTGAACACTAGCATagcctagtattgtgtaccgtaaaagagctctacATGGGAGACTTCGGAATCGCAAGCCTAGTTCTTGATTCAAAGTCAGAAACAGTTTGGTTATAATAGTTCAGTTGCTGTGTCAGGAACTATAGGATATATAGCTCTAGGTACAAATCAAGAATATTGTCATCTCCAGTTGCACAGGAATATTTTAACTTTAGATTAACCTAACCAGTGGATCTTATACGTGTTTTCTAGAGTATGGTTAAAGTGTTCATGCATCGATCCCTGGGGATGTTTACCGCTTTGGAATAGTTCTTCTGGAGATGCTAATAGGCAAAAGACCAACGGACTTTATGTTTGAGGGTGAACTCAGCATTGTTCACTTTATGGAGAGGAACTTTTCAGATCAGATCTTAAGTATCATTGATTCTCATCTCCAAGAAGAATGCAAGTGCTTTAGGGCCTgcttgtttccaccctcctaaagttttagctcctaaaagtttttaggcagtttttaggcacctcctaaaagtatgtttggttccacctcctaaaagtgaTTAAAAGTTATTAATGAAGTGTTAAAATGACCCTGGTACCCTCCCACTACCCTCCCACCATGCCCCTGTCCATTTTCTGGCGCCAAAATGTGTTGGGTCTGCTGGCACCATTTTTGCTGATCAGCTGGTGGCGCCATTTTTCCTTGTTCCTGTCACAAGACAGTGAGGTAGCTGCATgcgggaattttttttgaagccACATGTTTATTCTATTATgtaaaaaaatgcacaaaaatgtATATACACTCATCCATACAACAATTCAACACATCAATAAAATCATCATTACAAGTTGACATCTATGCTCTACTAAACAAACCATCGGCTATCCAATCACGGAACTCGTTCATGTTTCGATCTTCGTCTCCATGACGTACATTTGACACATTACCGTTAGAAGAGGATCCTTCGGCGAATggaacatagttctcatcacgatcaaccaaatcaaagtCCACATCTCTCGAAAAACTCTCTCTAATAAAATTGTGTAGTACCATGCACGCAATAATTATACGGCTTTGCTTTTGCATTGGATAGCTAGGAAGGTCAAGCaatatcctccacttcatctttagaactccaaaCGACCGttcaatgacattacgaagTGAAGAATGTGAGTAGTTAAAGGgttcttttttacctcttggcatTGGCCCTTGTCTAAACTCCGGCAAATGGTACTTGGTTCCTTTGTAGGGTGCAAGATATCCCGGTCGGTTTGGGTAACCGGAGTCAACAAGGTAGAACTTGCCTGCGCATTCATAATACATGAATTATGTAAGTCACGGACCTAGTGttgtaataataataaaatgcatgcaaCCTAGGTCATTACCTTCAGGTGTGTGCGGAAACTTGTCtccaaacttgtcaattgcatCTTTGAAAACCCGCATGTCATGAACTGACCCAGGCCAACCAGCCACGACAAAGGTAAACCTCATATCGAAATCACATATGGTCATGACATCCTCTTAGTTGATTTCAATCCATAAGATTCAACTAGCAAACTATGTAGCCTCAGAAACAAATCTTGACTCATTCTAAACATATTATAACAAGATGTGCTATTTCCTAGTGTCCTCATGACCCATTCAAATCCACTTTCTGTTGCTATTCTGTGAGCTGCTTTGTTCATATAAGTGTCAAAGTGATACATAcccaacatggcagcagcaatagttatgatttttctcctcttcttcctacaATGCAAGATATAGGTCTGTATTCTTTGATCAAAGTCCTCTCTATCATCGTCCTCTTCATCCCATTGCTCATCACATTCTTCTTCTAcctgcaacaacaaaaacaagCAAATCAGTACTGTCCCTTAGAATATCAGGCATATAAACAGCAATATTATGCAGCTACCAATGATACAATTAAGACATATACACAGGAATATACAAAGCATATAAACAACAATATACAAAAAAATAAACACCACTGAAATAACACAATTCACAGCATTGAATCCACACATTCATTCAACACCTCAATACATGTCCATTAGAAATTAAACAACACAATTGAGACATAACAAAAGGTTCTGCCATTAAAAGACAATTCTAGTTCttaacaaaagaaacaacacaatTCAGATAGACATAAGAGTCATTCCATGTCATTCCATGTCTTCCTCAACCAAATCAATTTCTCCTCATCATCGTCAATCATGTCAAACACATCTCTGTAGTACTCCTGCTGAAACAATCTTGTTGCTATGCCAAATTTAGTTGATGTGGGACCAGCTCCAGCCTGCTTTACCAACAACAGACACCTCTTTATGTCATCCTTTTCCTTCTGCTTGTTTTCCAACTTCTTCTGTTTCTCCATCTCCCTCAGATAGTGCCTCTTTTTCAACTCAAGCTGCCTGTACTGGTGCTTTTTTTTCCAACTCATCTTGTCTCTGTTTTACCATTTCTTGAATTATTGCTTCTTCCTTACTCCTAGCAACTTGTAACTCAACAAGAAGCCCCTGGAACATCTTGACCATTGGCCTCTTACTCTTCTTGTTTGGGCTTGTGGCTGTGCTTGCAGTGCTATTTGTTCTGTTGCGGCTGCCACTACTCAAAGGACTTGCCAGGAACTCCTCTTCCTGTAGTTCTTCAGCTTCGTCATCACCCAAGTCTACCTCCTCATCTCCCTTCTCTTGAGTTGATGAACCTGGTATGACAGAAGATGCTCCATCCACTAAATGTCCTTTAAACATCTCCTCTAGATATCCAATATATGTTGGCACACCAAACATGAACTTTCTACATTCACTTCTTCCCTATATAACAGTTAAGTATCTTATCAGTACAATAAAAACAGACCTAGTGTTACATATACAAAGACAGTACATGCTTGACAACATTACAAACAGGTTACCTTTAATGCCTTTCCCACCAAGAAGCTGATGCTACTACACTGCCATCTGATCTTCTCCCTAGACCTGTATCAGTTTGTAACATGTTCCAAAATGTGTACAAAACCCTACACTGTGGCCACCTGTTTTTGAGTTGCTTGATAGAAAGGTTGAGTCCAGTCTTTAATAGCATTCCTTTTTTCATGTTACAATAACCTCTACGTGTCATTGCCCCTTTAAAACAATTCCCTGCCTGAATTTCCTCAACAGCAAGTTCACAATAAGAGTGTGTGTTTTCCTCAGACCAGTCAGCCCTGTCATGAAGATTCTATAgcagaaaagaaattgtcacactaagcattgcaatgacacacaattcaaaaataaaatagcaaCAACACATTTTCCTACCATATCAGAGGCAACATTTCATACATGAGAAATGCAAACCATACATATCAGAGAGAGTATTTCAGAGAGGGGAAGCAATTTACCTGTAACGACTTGggtttaaatcagccgagtttaatcttaagacaagttccctgatctggtcaactcaaactcctttagccattatggctaagtctggaaaatcagTCTGATCTCACGCCTTAGGGCGGATTCATTTTTGGTAAGTGGAGCTAAACGtccagaaattcctttatgAAAGCTGGAGAAATAAGtccctgctacaactttgttagttGGCTCTTAATCCTTTTTCGTCTCCGaaggttcccaaatctgcagttccaATCAGCCTCGACCCCTGAAAACCAACAAACCGcagtttttctctaagtcccgaaactggtgttcctccaaactttggaagctttggatccccaaatccactacGTTTTTGGACTCGGTCCAATCACAAGAGTTGgggccttggcctgagtttTACAACTTTTGTTAAGACAACAGAAGTGGTGCAGTTCGAATTTTAGGATAGCcagagactggaagatggacccagaaacagatcccacggatctctcgggtcaagcgCGCTAGAGCAAGCCTGCGCCCTGTCTcagagcctcgccgccgcgtggcttaacctccccgacgagcgccacctcgcccagtcatcggccgtgacaagatggatcagcgcacctcctccccaatcgcgcgcagaagcgccctgcagcccTTTTCCCGCCTCGTCTTGTCTCGCCCGAAACCTTGCCAGCCGCGCTAGGCGCCCTGCTGCCGCTGCGACCAaagattggccgctgctgcgccagtccgcctcgcctcccgcacgcAACTCCTCACTTGGATCCCCGGTCGCGCGCCCCAACACCTTCCGCCTTTTCCGTCGTCCCTTAgccgcgctgcccacgcgcgtgccccgcgacgataccgccttcgccaaccactgcgctggcagtgacaactcctttcccccgcctcgccagtagtgTGCCACAGCAAAGCCGCTGGTTCAGTGCTtgctagcgtcgccgctcggccgatcacctcgcctgcagcgtcCTCGCGTacagtgccccttccttccttcctgccacacGCTGGCCGAGTCGCCGCTCCCAATCtggcgcttgacgcgaccagaccctgcGCTCGACCTCATCAGTCCTTCCCTCTAGCAAGACCGCGCCTGCATAGCCCTGTCTTCAATACCCAATAACCGCAGACCCTGTCCctggagctccgcttcgccggccaatggaggcatcGACCAATCGctgccacggcagagcactctaTCCTCTTTGACCTTATCCTCGCGCTGCCCAAACTCTTTCTcttccacgcagctataaaagggagtgcCAGAGTctctaccgaagttcccttcgccatcgttgccttgccgcatcttcctctATTTTGTGCTTAAGCACTGCTGCATAAGCTCTTTGAGGAACTctccccctctccgctcaacacctgCCTTCCCACACCCACCAGCCGTTTTCTTCCTCCGCGTCGAGCTAGaagcttacttgttgtccacaagaagcaccgccgccaccggagcatcGCCGGATCTCGCCACGTCCCAAGCCTTAGCGTATTAgtcgttccgcctgagcttgctccttcccgaccccaagttttcatcagtaggcccaaaggtaagctgccgacccctgtccgttttgcccgacccctttccgttccgcccgacccctttttcgtctcgcccgaccctatctgtttcacccaacccttgtccgcctcgcccgagggcttggctgtatctttttcttttgaccaagggtatctgtgtag
Proteins encoded in this window:
- the LOC117862124 gene encoding uncharacterized protein isoform X1, which encodes MIKVSHVYKRILEDLAVPGHNHKHGRCSCLCSGGRSCVTELPGASARLDQGLSPPSPLLDSAFCSPLHHTSSDRLHDEQMAPTPTDGTDDTAGLHGVSAAPVSIQEVDAALQDLQMAPAPTDSTYGTAGPHGGAEGGATDINSRAATTRGQDNTVVSALFTRPEQVLQVSPTEVHDEDQNQQQQQKPIEAALQEFLAMF
- the LOC117862124 gene encoding uncharacterized protein isoform X3; protein product: MCTNAYWRTWQYQATTTSTAAAPVSVQEVEAALQNFQMAPTPTDGTDDTAGLHGVSAAPVSIQEVDAALQDLQMAPAPTDSTYGTAGPHGGAEGGATDINSRAATTRGQDNTVVSALFTRPEQVLQVSPTEVHDEDQNQQQQQKPIEAALQEFLAMF
- the LOC117862124 gene encoding uncharacterized protein isoform X2; translation: MCTNAYWRTWQYQATTTSTAAAPVSVQEVEAALQNFQMAPTPTDGTDDTAGLHGVSAAPVSIQEVDAALQDLQVHLHGLDQEFSPTSPILDSAHCSPLLRSDPLHDEQMAPAPTDSTYGTAGPHGGAEGGATDINSRAATTRGQDNTVVSALFTRPEQVLQVSPTEVHDEDQNQQQQQKPIEAALQEFLAMF